Proteins encoded within one genomic window of Lysinibacillus sphaericus:
- the pheS gene encoding phenylalanine--tRNA ligase subunit alpha, translating to MEEQLKQLEQEALAKIEAAANLKELNDVRVAYLGKKGPITDLLKGMGKLSAEERPKMGALVNTVRENVTAVLETKATVLEEAAIAEKLASESIDVTLPGRAIKVGNRHPLTRVIEEIEDLFVGMGYEIAEGPEVEKDYYNFEALNLPKGHPARDMQDSFYISEEILLRTHTSPVQARTMEAKKGESIRIICPGKVFRRDNDDATHSHQFMQIEGLVIGENIRMSDLKGTLDTLAKKMFGADREIRLRPSFFPFTEPSVEMDISCFKCGGAGCNVCKGTGWIEILGAGMVHPNVLEMAGYDPKKVSGFAFGIGAERIAMLKYGVDDIRHFYTSDTRFLSQFERTEA from the coding sequence ATGGAAGAACAATTAAAGCAGTTAGAACAAGAAGCGCTAGCAAAAATTGAAGCAGCAGCAAATTTAAAAGAATTAAATGATGTGCGTGTCGCTTATTTAGGGAAAAAGGGACCTATCACAGACTTGCTAAAAGGAATGGGGAAATTATCGGCTGAAGAACGTCCAAAAATGGGTGCTTTAGTTAATACAGTTCGTGAAAATGTTACAGCAGTGTTAGAAACAAAAGCAACTGTATTAGAAGAAGCGGCAATTGCCGAAAAATTAGCAAGTGAGTCGATTGATGTCACATTACCAGGGCGTGCTATTAAAGTAGGTAACCGTCATCCTTTAACACGCGTTATTGAAGAAATTGAAGATTTATTTGTCGGCATGGGTTATGAAATTGCTGAAGGCCCAGAAGTGGAAAAGGATTACTATAACTTTGAAGCGTTAAACTTACCAAAAGGTCACCCTGCACGTGATATGCAGGATTCATTCTATATTTCCGAGGAAATATTATTACGTACACATACGTCTCCAGTTCAGGCACGTACAATGGAAGCGAAAAAAGGCGAGTCAATTCGTATTATTTGTCCAGGGAAAGTATTCCGTCGTGATAATGATGATGCAACACACTCTCACCAATTTATGCAAATTGAAGGTTTAGTTATTGGGGAAAATATTCGTATGAGTGATCTGAAAGGGACATTAGATACACTAGCAAAAAAAATGTTCGGTGCTGACCGTGAAATTCGTTTGCGTCCAAGTTTCTTCCCATTCACAGAGCCTTCTGTTGAGATGGATATTTCTTGCTTCAAATGCGGTGGTGCAGGTTGTAACGTATGTAAAGGCACAGGCTGGATTGAGATTTTAGGTGCAGGTATGGTACATCCAAATGTACTTGAAATGGCTGGTTATGATCCGAAGAAAGTTTCTGGTTTCGCATTTGGTATTGGAGCAGAACGTATCGCTATGTTGAAATATGGCGTCGACGATATTCGTCATTTCTATACAAGTGACACACGTTTCTTATCACAATTCGAGCGAACAGAGGCGTAA
- the pheT gene encoding phenylalanine--tRNA ligase subunit beta, which yields MLVSLEWLKDYVSTKGLAPEELAEKITRSGIEVDAVIDRASGMDKIVVGYVVSKEKHPEADKLNICQVDVGEEVPQQIICGAPNVDAGQKVIVARPGAHLPGGIKIKKAKLRGHESNGMICSLQELGIEGKVVPKAYAEGIYVLPADAEVGADALALLGLRDTVLELGLTPNRSDALSMLGVAYEVGAILSEEVKYPEIAYSTSSDKAEDLLKLRVEDLQANPMYVAKVVKNVKIAESPMWLQHRLMAAGVRPHNNVVDVTNYILMEYGQPLHAFDYDSLATGEIVVRKATEGEKITTLDDQERTLKASDLVITNGKEPVAIAGVMGGANSEVTASTTTVVIESAYFDGLTVRQTSRNLGLRSDASARFEKGVDPNRVVPAAERAAALLAELAGGEVLEGTCIVDELDKTPARVVVSPDFINERLGMKISLEDMLSILERLKFGVEAANGLLIIDAPTRRQDIKIEEDIVEEIARLYGYDEIPMTLPEGANQVGQLTAYQANRRVVRNFMEGAGLYQAVTYSLTSEALSQRFALKAEPVTRLLMPMSEERSTLRQSLIPHLIEAAAYNVARKADSVALYEVGSVFLGQTAEGLPFEEEHVAAVLTGKWLDHAWQGEKKEVDFFVLKGIIEGVIGKLGLTERMTFVKAEVAGLHPGRTASILLDGEQVGIIGGLHPAEQKAWGVKDTYVMEMNLVALLQANASEAPLGYKPVPRFPAMSRDIALVMNRATTAGEVVTVIRSAGVKLLKDIKVFDVYEGEKMEAGKKSVAFSLTYFDPERTLTDEEVVAAHNKVLKAIATIEGTEVR from the coding sequence ATGTTAGTATCATTAGAATGGTTAAAAGATTATGTAAGTACAAAAGGCTTAGCGCCTGAAGAATTAGCAGAAAAAATTACTCGCTCAGGCATTGAAGTAGACGCAGTAATTGACCGTGCAAGCGGTATGGATAAAATTGTAGTCGGCTATGTTGTATCAAAAGAAAAGCACCCTGAAGCCGATAAATTAAATATTTGCCAAGTAGATGTTGGAGAAGAAGTGCCACAACAAATTATTTGTGGAGCGCCAAACGTGGATGCAGGTCAAAAAGTCATTGTTGCTCGCCCAGGTGCACATTTACCAGGTGGCATTAAAATTAAAAAAGCAAAACTACGTGGGCACGAATCGAACGGTATGATTTGTTCATTACAAGAGCTTGGTATTGAAGGGAAAGTAGTACCGAAAGCTTATGCAGAGGGCATTTATGTGTTACCAGCAGATGCAGAGGTGGGCGCTGATGCGCTAGCGCTTTTAGGTCTTCGTGATACAGTGCTTGAGCTTGGTTTAACACCAAACCGCTCAGATGCGCTTTCGATGTTAGGGGTAGCTTATGAGGTTGGTGCTATTCTATCAGAGGAAGTAAAGTACCCAGAAATCGCTTATAGCACATCTTCTGACAAAGCGGAGGATTTACTAAAGCTTCGTGTAGAAGACTTACAAGCGAACCCAATGTACGTAGCGAAAGTTGTAAAAAACGTTAAAATTGCAGAATCACCAATGTGGTTACAGCACCGTTTGATGGCAGCTGGCGTACGTCCTCACAATAATGTAGTCGATGTGACAAACTATATTTTAATGGAATATGGTCAACCACTTCATGCATTTGACTATGATAGCTTAGCAACAGGTGAAATTGTTGTGCGTAAAGCAACAGAAGGTGAAAAAATCACGACTTTAGATGACCAAGAGCGTACATTAAAGGCATCTGATTTAGTGATTACCAATGGCAAAGAGCCAGTGGCAATTGCAGGCGTAATGGGTGGAGCCAATTCGGAAGTAACAGCATCTACAACGACTGTTGTGATTGAATCTGCTTATTTCGATGGCTTAACAGTACGTCAAACTTCACGCAATTTAGGTCTTCGTTCAGATGCATCAGCTCGCTTTGAAAAAGGTGTTGACCCTAACCGTGTTGTGCCTGCAGCTGAACGTGCAGCGGCATTGCTTGCTGAATTAGCTGGCGGTGAAGTGTTAGAAGGCACGTGTATCGTAGATGAATTAGATAAAACACCAGCACGTGTTGTGGTCTCTCCGGATTTTATTAACGAACGTCTTGGCATGAAAATTTCATTAGAAGATATGCTTTCGATTTTAGAGCGTTTGAAATTCGGTGTAGAAGCAGCAAATGGCTTATTAATCATTGATGCACCAACACGTCGTCAAGATATTAAAATCGAAGAAGATATCGTTGAAGAGATTGCACGTTTATATGGCTACGATGAAATCCCTATGACTTTACCAGAAGGTGCCAACCAAGTTGGACAACTGACAGCGTATCAAGCAAATCGTCGCGTTGTACGTAACTTTATGGAAGGTGCGGGGCTTTATCAAGCGGTTACTTACTCATTAACGTCTGAGGCGTTATCACAACGCTTTGCACTAAAAGCGGAGCCCGTAACACGTTTATTAATGCCAATGAGTGAAGAACGTTCAACACTTCGTCAAAGCTTAATTCCACATTTAATCGAAGCGGCGGCATATAATGTAGCACGTAAAGCGGATAGCGTAGCATTATACGAGGTTGGTTCTGTCTTCCTTGGTCAAACAGCAGAGGGCTTACCGTTTGAGGAAGAGCATGTAGCAGCTGTGTTAACAGGTAAATGGTTAGATCATGCTTGGCAAGGTGAGAAAAAAGAAGTTGATTTCTTCGTCTTGAAAGGTATTATCGAGGGTGTTATTGGCAAGCTTGGTTTAACAGAGCGCATGACGTTTGTGAAAGCAGAAGTAGCTGGCTTACATCCTGGTCGTACCGCTAGCATTTTATTAGATGGTGAACAAGTGGGTATTATCGGTGGTTTACATCCTGCGGAGCAAAAAGCATGGGGTGTAAAAGATACGTACGTGATGGAAATGAATCTAGTAGCATTACTACAAGCCAATGCAAGTGAAGCGCCACTTGGCTATAAACCGGTGCCTCGTTTCCCAGCGATGTCTCGTGATATCGCACTTGTTATGAATCGTGCAACAACAGCGGGTGAAGTAGTAACGGTTATTCGTTCGGCAGGAGTGAAACTGTTGAAGGATATTAAAGTGTTCGATGTTTATGAAGGTGAAAAAATGGAGGCAGGTAAAAAATCTGTTGCTTTCTCCCTCACATACTTCGATCCTGAACGCACGTTAACAGATGAAGAAGTTGTTGCTGCGCATAATAAAGTATTGAAAGCCATTGCTACAATTGAAGGAACAGAAGTACGTTAA
- a CDS encoding sensor domain-containing diguanylate cyclase → MDKRLNYAPCGFIAITLDGIMIEVNQTFLQWMGYERVDILHQHIEILMSKPNKMIFHSFFYPTINLYDYVEELFISLKHDNGTAIPFLLNGRKYAVGEVECIDCVLVPMKKRIDYELELRAAKKQLEAAYLEKDQALAKLKQIHLAIEHKQEELLSMNATLVEISITDKLTGLKNRRFFQEKLEEQLAMFRKSAIPFSLLILDIDHFKRVNDTFGHQVGDEVLAQLAQILDAQARPSDVVARYGGEEFVIILPDTSVDDCWTIAEQLRQTVEQAQWQTGRITISIGIATATDNDSDVTILKKADQALYTSKENGRNKVSLFE, encoded by the coding sequence ATGGATAAACGATTGAACTATGCACCTTGTGGATTTATTGCCATTACACTTGATGGCATCATGATTGAGGTGAATCAGACCTTTCTGCAGTGGATGGGTTATGAACGGGTGGATATATTACACCAGCATATTGAAATTCTAATGTCCAAGCCTAACAAAATGATTTTTCATTCATTTTTTTACCCGACCATTAATTTGTACGATTATGTGGAAGAATTATTCATCAGTTTAAAGCATGACAATGGTACAGCCATTCCTTTTCTGTTGAACGGTCGGAAGTATGCGGTGGGAGAGGTTGAATGTATTGATTGCGTTTTAGTGCCGATGAAAAAGCGCATTGATTATGAATTAGAATTACGTGCGGCTAAAAAGCAACTAGAGGCGGCTTATTTAGAAAAGGATCAAGCATTAGCAAAATTAAAGCAAATCCATTTGGCAATTGAGCACAAACAAGAAGAGTTATTATCTATGAATGCCACGCTTGTAGAAATTTCCATTACGGATAAGCTAACAGGTTTGAAAAACAGAAGATTTTTTCAAGAAAAGCTTGAAGAACAGCTTGCTATGTTCAGGAAATCGGCGATCCCTTTCTCACTATTAATTTTGGATATCGATCATTTTAAAAGGGTCAATGATACATTCGGACATCAAGTAGGAGATGAGGTGCTTGCCCAATTGGCACAAATTTTAGATGCACAAGCTCGTCCAAGCGATGTAGTAGCGCGCTATGGTGGGGAAGAATTTGTCATCATTTTACCTGATACCAGTGTCGATGATTGTTGGACTATTGCTGAACAACTTCGTCAAACGGTTGAGCAGGCTCAATGGCAGACAGGAAGAATTACGATAAGTATCGGCATTGCCACAGCAACCGATAACGATTCCGATGTGACGATTTTGAAAAAGGCGGATCAGGCTTTATATACTTCGAAAGAGAACGGAAGAAACAAAGTGAGTTTGTTTGAGTGA
- a CDS encoding FAD-binding oxidoreductase: MKKVKLTGRIVSPGDPDYDEARTNNNLSLPKFPSKVVFCQRTKDVVNALRWVRENNEDFRIRSGRHSYENYSLINHGLVIDVSEMNDITINLDYGTARIEAGANLGQVYRTLWEHGMTIPGGTESSVGIVGLTLGGGIGMLSRPFGLTCDQLMEIEMVGASGHQGAELIRANRQMNSDLFWASCGGGGGNFGVVTALTFKLHPIAEVSLFHISWDWDDFEIAFDAWQKWAPFTDERLTSQIELKAKEVGEVVVQGIFVGAPSELKKLLRPLRKSGSPTDLWIKEVPYMKAVRFFDVPSGNQPALRKRSGSFIEKPFPHAAILTMKQFLANAPNRNASIWHQSLRGAVSHIAPNRTAYYYRDALIAQEYITSWEQTQDEKENIQWVEDVRRTLSPFTMGDYVNFPDQSIENWPTAYYGRNFRRLREVKTKYDPFNVFRFQQSIPPIRKWL, from the coding sequence TTGAAGAAAGTAAAGCTCACAGGAAGAATTGTTAGTCCAGGTGATCCAGATTACGATGAAGCGAGGACAAATAATAACTTAAGTTTGCCAAAATTCCCGAGTAAAGTTGTCTTTTGCCAAAGGACAAAAGATGTCGTGAACGCTTTAAGATGGGTTAGGGAAAATAATGAGGACTTCCGAATAAGGAGTGGGCGTCATAGTTATGAAAATTATTCCTTAATCAATCACGGTCTAGTCATTGATGTGAGTGAAATGAACGACATAACCATTAATTTAGATTATGGAACTGCTCGCATTGAGGCGGGTGCGAACTTAGGGCAAGTATACCGTACATTATGGGAACATGGTATGACAATTCCAGGAGGAACTGAAAGTAGTGTAGGAATTGTGGGTTTAACGCTTGGTGGAGGTATCGGTATGCTTTCTCGTCCTTTTGGGCTTACTTGCGATCAATTAATGGAAATTGAAATGGTTGGAGCGAGTGGCCATCAAGGAGCGGAGCTGATTCGAGCAAATCGGCAGATGAATAGTGATTTATTTTGGGCTAGCTGTGGTGGCGGTGGGGGGAATTTCGGAGTTGTTACAGCACTTACATTTAAGTTACATCCTATAGCGGAAGTGTCTCTTTTCCATATTTCATGGGACTGGGATGATTTTGAGATTGCTTTTGATGCATGGCAAAAATGGGCGCCTTTTACAGATGAACGTTTAACCTCACAAATAGAGTTAAAAGCAAAGGAAGTGGGGGAAGTTGTTGTGCAAGGTATATTTGTTGGCGCACCATCAGAATTAAAAAAGCTGTTACGACCATTAAGAAAAAGCGGGTCACCAACGGATCTATGGATAAAAGAAGTGCCTTATATGAAAGCAGTTCGATTTTTTGATGTTCCGAGTGGTAACCAGCCGGCACTCCGTAAAAGATCAGGTTCCTTTATTGAAAAACCATTTCCGCATGCTGCCATCTTGACTATGAAGCAATTTTTAGCAAATGCACCTAACAGAAATGCGAGCATCTGGCACCAATCGCTTAGAGGTGCTGTTAGTCACATTGCACCAAACCGTACTGCCTATTACTATCGCGATGCTCTTATTGCCCAAGAGTACATCACTTCATGGGAACAAACTCAAGATGAAAAGGAAAATATTCAGTGGGTGGAAGATGTAAGAAGGACATTATCCCCGTTTACAATGGGGGATTATGTGAACTTTCCAGATCAATCGATTGAAAACTGGCCAACTGCATACTATGGACGTAATTTCAGACGGTTGAGAGAAGTGAAAACCAAATACGATCCATTCAATGTATTTCGATTCCAGCAAAGTATTCCTCCGATTCGAAAGTGGCTGTAG
- a CDS encoding TrmH family RNA methyltransferase, with protein sequence MKRIESTQNALVKYWKKLATTRKERERSGEFLVEGFHLVEEALKNNNQVLQLIVREGVDLPLLWPIDNVAMVEVTAAVAKEFAETETSQGVFAVCKQLAVEEDAMASWRKVLLIDAVQDPGNIGTMIRTADAAGLDAVILGKGCADLYNPKTLRSAQGSHFHIPVIRGDLEDWIDMLQDNGVPVFGTALDEDAVVYHEIQHTGAFAIMMGNEGSGINPQLLAMTDQNIIIPIFGQAESLNVAVATGIVLYGFVK encoded by the coding sequence ATGAAAAGAATAGAATCTACGCAAAATGCGTTAGTGAAATATTGGAAAAAGCTAGCAACTACGCGAAAAGAGCGTGAACGTTCGGGTGAGTTTTTAGTGGAAGGCTTCCATTTAGTAGAAGAAGCGTTGAAAAACAATAATCAAGTGTTACAGCTAATCGTGCGCGAGGGTGTTGATTTACCGTTGCTATGGCCAATCGACAATGTAGCAATGGTGGAAGTAACAGCAGCTGTAGCAAAAGAATTTGCGGAAACAGAGACCTCTCAAGGAGTTTTTGCAGTATGCAAACAGCTAGCGGTAGAAGAAGATGCAATGGCTTCTTGGCGCAAGGTACTTCTCATCGATGCTGTGCAAGACCCAGGTAATATTGGCACAATGATTCGAACAGCGGATGCGGCTGGTCTGGATGCAGTGATTTTAGGCAAAGGTTGTGCAGATTTATATAACCCAAAAACATTGCGTTCTGCCCAAGGGTCACATTTCCATATTCCCGTAATCCGCGGTGATTTAGAAGATTGGATTGATATGCTTCAGGACAATGGTGTACCTGTATTTGGGACAGCTCTTGATGAGGATGCAGTCGTGTATCATGAAATTCAGCATACTGGTGCATTTGCGATTATGATGGGCAATGAAGGCAGTGGTATTAATCCACAACTATTAGCGATGACAGATCAAAACATTATTATTCCCATTTTCGGACAAGCAGAATCGTTAAATGTCGCTGTTGCAACAGGTATTGTGTTATATGGCTTTGTTAAATAG
- the zapA gene encoding cell division protein ZapA, translating to MENQEKNKISVEIYGHTYKMVGSESIGHMRLVASIVDDRMREMNLHNPSLDSTKLAVLTAVNTVHDYLLLKEQIELLEEELKKLKG from the coding sequence ATGGAAAATCAAGAAAAGAATAAAATTTCTGTGGAAATATATGGTCATACATATAAAATGGTCGGCTCCGAATCCATTGGACATATGCGACTTGTCGCTTCTATTGTTGATGACCGTATGCGCGAAATGAATTTACATAATCCCTCACTTGATAGCACAAAGCTTGCCGTCCTTACAGCCGTAAATACGGTGCACGATTATTTACTCTTAAAAGAGCAAATAGAATTACTAGAAGAAGAATTGAAAAAATTAAAGGGTTGA
- the polX gene encoding DNA polymerase/3'-5' exonuclease PolX — MNKKTIIRTLEKIALYMELQGENPFKVSAFRKAAAALEGDERSLSEMEDVTKLKGIGKGTAAVIEDLIVTGESSLLKELQDIVPKGLLPLLKLPGLGGKKIAKLHQELGIDSAESLQAACEAGKVRELAGFAAKTEEKILKELANFANRSERLPIWQLEPVVLQIEALLGSMEEVTRFSVAGSFRRASETSKDIDFIVVTEAIETVREKILSALAIQEVVAAGDTKISVILDLDDAVSVDFRLVKDVEYATALHHFTGSKEHNVRMRQLAKTRGEKISEYGVEQADGSVLTFADEAAFFAHFDLPFIPPSLRTGSTEFDRQSEVKDLVKLEDIVADLHMHTTWSDGAYSVAEMGEALISRGYQYSVITDHSQYLKVANGLTPARLVKQRAEIDAFNEAHPDFYLYAGTEMDILPDGSLDFDDEVLRKLDFVIASIHSSFTQSQDKIMARLHTAMQNPYVHMIAHPTGRIIEDRAGYNPNIAQLIEWAKEYGKILELNANPYRLDLCVEHLEMAVAAGVPVAINTDAHDIAHLRFMDIGVRYANRAWLKKDMIVNTWTREQFESFIRRNK; from the coding sequence ATGAACAAAAAAACAATTATTCGTACGTTAGAAAAAATTGCATTATATATGGAGTTACAAGGTGAAAATCCGTTTAAAGTATCCGCATTCCGCAAAGCTGCAGCAGCATTAGAAGGTGATGAGCGCTCGCTTAGTGAGATGGAGGATGTAACAAAGCTTAAAGGAATCGGTAAAGGTACAGCCGCTGTTATTGAAGACTTAATCGTGACAGGTGAATCGAGTCTGCTTAAAGAATTACAAGATATTGTACCGAAAGGATTACTGCCATTACTGAAGTTACCAGGCTTAGGTGGCAAAAAGATTGCGAAGCTTCACCAAGAGCTAGGCATAGACTCTGCTGAAAGCTTACAAGCTGCATGTGAAGCGGGTAAAGTGCGCGAGCTAGCAGGCTTTGCCGCCAAAACAGAAGAAAAGATTTTAAAGGAACTAGCTAATTTTGCTAATCGTTCAGAACGTTTGCCAATTTGGCAGCTTGAGCCTGTCGTTTTACAAATTGAAGCACTTCTCGGTAGTATGGAGGAAGTGACGCGTTTTTCCGTAGCAGGCAGTTTCCGTCGTGCATCTGAAACAAGTAAAGATATTGATTTCATTGTTGTAACTGAAGCAATAGAGACAGTACGAGAAAAAATATTGAGTGCACTCGCTATTCAAGAGGTAGTGGCAGCAGGAGATACAAAAATTTCCGTTATTTTAGATTTAGATGATGCTGTAAGTGTTGATTTTCGATTAGTAAAGGATGTTGAGTATGCCACAGCCTTGCACCATTTTACAGGTTCAAAAGAGCATAACGTTCGCATGCGCCAACTTGCCAAAACACGTGGGGAAAAAATTAGTGAGTATGGTGTAGAGCAAGCAGATGGTTCTGTGCTGACATTTGCAGACGAAGCGGCATTTTTTGCCCATTTTGATTTGCCATTTATCCCCCCTAGCTTACGAACAGGGTCAACAGAGTTTGACCGGCAAAGTGAAGTCAAGGATTTAGTTAAGCTAGAGGATATTGTCGCTGATTTGCATATGCATACAACATGGTCAGATGGCGCGTACTCTGTGGCTGAAATGGGTGAAGCGCTAATTTCCCGTGGTTATCAATATAGTGTTATTACCGATCACTCACAATATTTAAAAGTGGCGAATGGTTTGACACCTGCACGATTAGTGAAGCAACGAGCTGAAATTGACGCTTTTAACGAAGCGCATCCTGACTTTTATTTATATGCAGGCACAGAAATGGATATTTTACCAGATGGTTCGTTAGATTTTGACGATGAAGTACTGCGGAAATTGGATTTCGTGATTGCCTCCATTCATTCGAGTTTTACACAGTCACAGGATAAAATAATGGCGCGATTACATACCGCAATGCAAAATCCGTATGTACATATGATTGCTCATCCAACGGGGCGCATTATTGAAGACCGGGCTGGTTATAATCCAAATATCGCGCAGTTGATTGAATGGGCAAAGGAATATGGTAAAATTTTAGAGTTGAACGCCAATCCCTATCGTTTAGATTTATGCGTTGAGCATTTAGAAATGGCTGTTGCAGCAGGTGTACCAGTAGCGATTAATACCGATGCGCATGATATCGCGCATTTACGTTTTATGGATATTGGTGTGCGCTATGCAAATAGGGCATGGCTGAAAAAAGATATGATTGTCAATACATGGACGCGCGAACAGTTCGAGTCGTTCATTCGACGAAATAAATAG
- the rnhC gene encoding ribonuclease HIII, whose product MSNIVLLISTTAQKEVMSYYANYYVERKAPGVVFAAKLPDTAITMYKSGKCMFQGGGAEREAARWGTSGASATQKASTVGAKGDTLPEGFAAMSVLGSDETGTGDYFGPITVAAVYVPSSKIELINELGVKDSKMLTDDYMRKIAPDLRAACIHSVLVLRNEKYNALQAKGYSQGKMKAMMHNKALGHTLAKMAPEKPAHILIDQFAERGVYYNYLKNEREIVRDGVLFSTKAEQLHVAVATASILARAAFLKEMDRLSELAGVALQKGASSKVDALAARIWRGQGEEFLRSITKWHFANTEKARKLK is encoded by the coding sequence ATGTCAAATATTGTACTTTTAATTTCAACAACTGCACAAAAAGAGGTAATGTCCTACTACGCAAATTATTATGTGGAGCGAAAAGCACCTGGTGTTGTGTTCGCTGCAAAACTGCCTGATACAGCCATTACGATGTATAAATCAGGAAAATGTATGTTTCAAGGAGGCGGTGCTGAGCGAGAAGCCGCACGATGGGGAACCTCTGGGGCATCAGCTACGCAAAAGGCTTCAACTGTTGGTGCAAAAGGAGATACACTCCCTGAAGGTTTTGCCGCCATGTCTGTGTTAGGCTCTGACGAAACAGGAACTGGGGATTATTTCGGACCGATAACAGTGGCAGCCGTTTACGTTCCTTCTTCAAAAATAGAATTGATTAATGAACTTGGCGTGAAAGATTCTAAAATGCTGACGGATGACTATATGCGAAAAATTGCCCCTGATTTACGTGCGGCATGTATTCATAGCGTACTCGTATTGCGCAATGAAAAATATAATGCTTTACAAGCAAAGGGCTATTCACAAGGCAAAATGAAAGCGATGATGCATAATAAGGCACTTGGACATACATTAGCAAAAATGGCGCCCGAAAAACCTGCACATATTTTAATTGACCAGTTTGCAGAACGCGGGGTGTATTATAATTATTTAAAAAATGAGCGTGAAATTGTCCGAGATGGCGTCCTATTTTCAACGAAAGCAGAACAATTACATGTTGCCGTTGCCACCGCTTCCATTTTGGCGCGTGCAGCATTCTTAAAAGAAATGGATCGACTCAGTGAGCTTGCTGGCGTGGCGTTACAAAAAGGTGCATCTAGCAAGGTTGATGCCTTAGCAGCACGTATTTGGCGTGGACAAGGTGAGGAATTTTTACGCTCCATTACAAAATGGCATTTTGCGAACACCGAAAAAGCTCGGAAGTTAAAATAG
- a CDS encoding alpha/beta fold hydrolase: MKDVVVRNNVKIIGKGKQPILFAHGFGCDQNMWRYITPAFEEHYQIILFDYVGSGNSDFNAYQSQKYQSLQGYKQDVLDIIETLELQQVIFIGHSISSMIGLLASIERPDYFEKLIMIGPSPRYLNDRDGYVGGFELSDIMEILDMMEMNFSGWASFLAPIAMNNPESPKFTNELEQTFKSADPVIAREFAEVTFLSDHRSDLSKASIPILIMQCSDDSIVPIEVAEYLHQHLKASTLRLMTAKGHYPHISHPQETIDLITQFL, translated from the coding sequence ATGAAGGATGTAGTTGTACGCAATAATGTGAAAATAATCGGCAAAGGGAAGCAACCAATTTTATTTGCACATGGATTTGGTTGCGATCAAAATATGTGGCGTTATATTACACCTGCATTCGAGGAACACTATCAAATTATTTTATTTGATTATGTTGGTTCAGGTAATTCTGATTTTAATGCCTATCAATCTCAAAAATACCAGTCACTTCAGGGCTACAAGCAGGATGTTTTGGATATCATTGAGACACTTGAACTGCAACAGGTCATTTTTATTGGTCATTCTATTAGTTCAATGATTGGCTTACTAGCCTCCATTGAACGCCCAGATTATTTTGAAAAGCTAATCATGATTGGCCCTTCACCTCGTTATTTAAATGATAGAGATGGCTATGTTGGTGGATTTGAGCTAAGTGACATTATGGAAATATTAGATATGATGGAAATGAACTTTTCGGGTTGGGCTAGTTTTCTAGCGCCTATTGCTATGAATAATCCCGAGTCTCCAAAATTTACAAATGAGCTTGAACAAACATTTAAATCAGCAGACCCAGTCATTGCAAGGGAGTTTGCGGAAGTTACTTTTTTATCGGATCATCGAAGTGACTTATCTAAGGCAAGTATTCCTATTTTAATCATGCAATGTTCGGATGATAGTATCGTTCCGATTGAAGTTGCAGAATATCTACATCAGCATTTAAAAGCTAGCACGTTGCGTTTAATGACAGCAAAAGGCCATTATCCACATATTAGCCATCCGCAAGAAACGATTGACTTAATTACACAATTTCTTTAA
- a CDS encoding CvpA family protein: MLDLIILVVLLGGLLVGAKRGFIVQMMHIVSFVVALIVAYIYYKPLAQKFVFWVPYPGVTDSGSLGVVIDSLDLDRTFYRVIAFAVIFFAVKIALQIVASIFDFIAYLPVLSTVNRWLGALLGMIENYLILFIVLYVLALVPIDFIQNLMSKSFISGLILEHTPIITKMFQNWWYIYLHAS; encoded by the coding sequence ATGCTAGATTTAATTATATTAGTAGTTCTATTAGGTGGACTGCTAGTGGGGGCAAAACGTGGCTTCATTGTACAAATGATGCATATAGTTAGCTTTGTTGTTGCCCTAATTGTTGCGTATATTTATTATAAGCCATTAGCACAGAAATTTGTGTTTTGGGTGCCATATCCAGGTGTTACAGATTCGGGAAGCCTTGGAGTTGTCATTGACAGCTTAGATTTAGACCGAACATTTTATCGTGTCATTGCGTTTGCGGTTATTTTCTTTGCAGTAAAGATTGCCTTGCAAATTGTGGCATCCATCTTTGATTTCATTGCTTATTTACCAGTGTTAAGTACGGTCAATCGCTGGCTTGGTGCACTGCTTGGCATGATTGAAAATTATTTAATTTTATTTATTGTATTGTATGTTTTGGCATTAGTACCGATTGATTTTATTCAGAATTTAATGTCGAAGTCGTTCATATCAGGCCTTATTTTGGAACATACGCCGATCATTACAAAGATGTTCCAAAATTGGTGGTATATTTATCTCCATGCTTCCTAA